The following coding sequences lie in one Candidatus Neptunochlamydia sp. REUL1 genomic window:
- a CDS encoding ATP-dependent Clp protease ATP-binding subunit, with translation MDMQFTESVAKALSSAVKDAEKRRNTEVTEHHALLALFQDQTGYFHTLCQALQLDPKPLLLDLEKKLGQLPSYSGEGQQPTLSASLNRQIHAAHTLMKEWKDTYVSSDHLFYIFWEKSEEPFKGWAKQSGLSLKKIQEKIHKIRGGKTMDSPTSEENLQALEKYCKNLTNLAKEGKLDPVIGRDEEIRRTIQVLSRRTKNNPLLIGEPGVGKTAIAEGLAHRIIQEDVPDSLKGKELFALDMGSLIAGTKFRGEFEERLKGILKEVEESDGQNLLFIDEVHTLVGAGASEGAMDAANLLKPALARGTLHCIGATTLAEFQKYIEKDAALERRFQPVLIEEPTLEDAMTIMRGLKEKYENFHGVRITEDALHSAVILSHRYISDRQLPDKAIDLIDEAASMIRMQIGSRPLPIDSKQRELSNLIVKQEALKREKSAKPELEKLQKEISEAKEELNVLNERWNQEKTSLETLSEKKGKLEQLRFQEEEAERGADFNKVAEIRYSTIPALEKEIQDTEALLKDQNHRLLKEEVDERLIAEIVAKWTGIPVNKMLEGEAERLLTLETTLEGRVVGQELAITAVSEAIRRSRAGLSDPNRPMGAFLFVGPTGVGKTELAKALAHELFNQEEAMIRLDMSEYMEKHSVAKLIGSPPGYVGHDEGGQLTEAIRRRPYSVILLDEVEKAHSDVFNILLQIFDDGRITDSKGRVVNCRNALFIMTSNLGSSELLSHKGELSKETVLAIVDPIIKAHFRPEFVNRLDEILPFLPLQEKDMEKIVLIQLRQVEKRLTEKDITLTWTADVLSHLAREGYDPTFGARPLKRLIQHTVVNMLSNAILKGEIENGNAVELRFVENTLMYEKMEHVPEPTS, from the coding sequence ATGGATATGCAATTTACGGAATCCGTCGCAAAGGCCCTTTCTTCAGCGGTTAAAGACGCTGAAAAACGGCGCAACACCGAAGTGACCGAACATCACGCTTTACTCGCACTTTTTCAAGATCAAACAGGATATTTTCATACGCTATGTCAAGCACTCCAGCTTGATCCCAAGCCCCTCTTGCTTGATTTAGAGAAAAAATTAGGACAACTCCCCTCTTACTCAGGCGAGGGTCAGCAGCCCACGCTAAGCGCCTCCTTGAATCGTCAGATCCATGCAGCACATACCCTGATGAAAGAGTGGAAGGACACCTACGTTAGTAGCGATCACCTGTTCTATATATTTTGGGAGAAGTCAGAGGAGCCTTTTAAGGGCTGGGCAAAACAATCGGGGTTATCTCTCAAGAAAATTCAAGAAAAAATCCACAAAATCAGGGGAGGAAAGACCATGGATTCACCAACAAGCGAAGAAAACCTACAAGCTCTTGAAAAATATTGCAAAAACCTGACAAACCTGGCCAAAGAAGGGAAACTTGACCCTGTCATTGGGCGAGATGAAGAAATCCGTCGAACAATCCAAGTTCTCTCACGCAGAACAAAGAATAACCCCCTACTCATTGGAGAACCTGGGGTAGGAAAAACCGCGATTGCAGAGGGTCTTGCCCATCGAATTATTCAGGAAGATGTTCCCGATTCTTTAAAAGGAAAGGAGCTCTTTGCCCTAGACATGGGAAGCCTCATTGCAGGAACAAAATTTCGTGGTGAATTTGAAGAACGGCTCAAAGGAATCCTCAAGGAAGTCGAAGAAAGTGATGGCCAAAACCTCCTCTTTATTGATGAAGTGCATACGCTTGTCGGAGCGGGAGCCTCTGAGGGCGCGATGGATGCCGCAAATCTACTTAAGCCAGCCTTAGCGCGAGGAACTCTCCATTGTATTGGAGCAACAACCCTTGCAGAATTTCAGAAGTATATCGAAAAAGATGCGGCTCTCGAGCGCCGTTTTCAACCTGTTCTTATTGAGGAGCCAACGCTTGAAGATGCCATGACCATCATGCGAGGACTTAAGGAGAAATATGAGAATTTCCATGGTGTGCGCATTACCGAAGACGCTCTCCATAGCGCCGTCATCCTTTCTCACCGCTATATTAGTGATCGCCAACTTCCCGATAAGGCAATCGACCTGATTGATGAAGCCGCCTCAATGATTCGAATGCAAATCGGATCGCGCCCTCTCCCTATCGATTCAAAACAAAGAGAACTCAGCAATTTAATTGTAAAACAAGAAGCCCTCAAAAGAGAAAAAAGTGCAAAACCCGAACTGGAAAAGCTTCAAAAGGAAATCTCCGAGGCAAAAGAAGAGCTGAATGTCCTAAATGAGCGGTGGAACCAAGAGAAAACGAGTCTCGAAACTCTCAGTGAAAAAAAGGGGAAACTCGAACAGCTTCGTTTTCAAGAAGAAGAGGCTGAACGGGGAGCTGATTTTAATAAAGTGGCTGAAATCCGTTATAGCACGATCCCGGCACTAGAGAAAGAAATTCAAGATACTGAAGCCCTTCTGAAAGATCAGAACCATCGTCTTTTAAAGGAAGAAGTCGATGAAAGGCTGATTGCTGAAATCGTTGCTAAATGGACAGGAATCCCTGTGAATAAAATGCTTGAAGGGGAAGCCGAGCGTCTCCTCACACTCGAGACAACCCTAGAAGGGCGTGTTGTCGGGCAAGAGCTGGCAATTACTGCCGTGAGTGAAGCCATCCGCCGCTCACGCGCTGGGCTCAGTGATCCCAACCGCCCTATGGGAGCTTTCCTTTTTGTGGGACCAACAGGGGTGGGGAAAACCGAGCTTGCAAAAGCTCTAGCACATGAACTCTTCAATCAAGAAGAGGCAATGATTCGTCTCGATATGTCTGAGTATATGGAGAAGCACAGCGTCGCAAAGCTCATCGGGTCCCCTCCAGGGTATGTGGGGCATGACGAAGGAGGGCAACTCACCGAAGCAATCAGAAGGCGTCCCTACTCCGTTATCCTCCTTGATGAAGTGGAAAAAGCCCACAGTGATGTCTTTAACATCCTCCTTCAGATCTTTGACGACGGACGGATTACCGACAGTAAGGGACGCGTTGTAAACTGTAGAAATGCTCTCTTTATTATGACATCGAATTTGGGAAGTTCTGAGCTCCTCTCTCATAAAGGAGAGCTTTCAAAAGAAACCGTCCTTGCGATTGTTGATCCGATTATCAAAGCACATTTCCGCCCCGAATTCGTGAACCGCCTGGATGAAATCCTCCCCTTTCTCCCGCTTCAGGAAAAGGATATGGAAAAAATTGTTCTCATCCAATTGCGGCAGGTAGAAAAACGTCTCACAGAGAAAGATATTACCCTGACTTGGACTGCCGATGTTCTTTCTCATCTTGCCAGAGAAGGGTATGACCCCACATTTGGAGCGCGCCCTTTAAAACGGCTTATCCAACATACGGTTGTCAATATGCTCTCAAACGCTATTCTCAAAGGAGAAATAGAAAATGGCAATGCTGTTGAACTCCGCTTCGTGGAAAACACCCTAATGTACGAAAAAATGGAGCATGTGCCAGAACCGACTTCCTAA
- a CDS encoding diacylglycerol/lipid kinase family protein produces the protein MNKTLILLLVFYGSLFGKTKVTFIVNPISGVGKQKKIERIVKKNLNRKVFDYEILYTAYPKHATELSAGAVRRGSEIVVAVGGDGSVNEVAQGMIGSNAALAIVPTGSGNGFARHLDIPIDTAKAIQVINDQHDQWIDTVRINEEAYLGVAGIGFDADVSATFASFNIRGPASYLLAVLSELPQYKPQYYDLIIDGKPLHKKAFLICFANTKQYGNNAFIAPNAKIDDGFLDVIIWKEFPPHAAPKLVHDLFTKHLEDSKYTETFRCQEVILKKPLKTLHIDGEPLDFNGDVYIRVLPSSLKILTPSLGE, from the coding sequence ATGAATAAGACCTTGATTTTATTATTAGTGTTTTATGGCTCTTTATTTGGAAAAACTAAAGTTACTTTTATTGTAAATCCCATATCTGGAGTAGGAAAGCAAAAGAAGATTGAAAGGATTGTCAAGAAGAACCTCAACCGCAAAGTCTTCGACTACGAAATTCTCTATACGGCCTACCCTAAACATGCCACAGAACTTAGCGCCGGAGCGGTCAGGCGAGGGTCTGAGATTGTTGTCGCCGTCGGAGGAGATGGATCAGTCAATGAAGTGGCTCAAGGAATGATCGGCTCAAATGCGGCATTGGCCATTGTGCCTACCGGCTCAGGCAATGGTTTTGCCCGTCACTTGGATATTCCTATTGACACTGCCAAAGCAATCCAAGTTATCAACGATCAGCATGACCAATGGATCGATACCGTTCGAATCAACGAGGAAGCATACCTGGGGGTCGCTGGAATCGGTTTTGACGCTGATGTGAGTGCCACGTTTGCTAGTTTTAATATCCGCGGCCCGGCCTCTTACCTCCTTGCTGTTCTCTCGGAACTTCCCCAATACAAACCGCAATACTATGATCTCATTATTGACGGAAAGCCCCTCCATAAAAAAGCATTCCTCATCTGCTTTGCAAACACCAAACAATATGGAAACAATGCTTTCATCGCCCCCAATGCAAAAATAGATGATGGTTTTCTAGATGTGATTATCTGGAAAGAATTCCCCCCTCATGCAGCCCCCAAACTTGTCCATGACCTCTTCACTAAACACCTTGAAGATTCCAAGTACACCGAAACCTTCCGCTGCCAAGAAGTGATCCTTAAAAAACCCCTTAAAACGCTCCATATAGATGGAGAACCTCTAGACTTCAATGGAGACGTCTATATCCGGGTCCTTCCCTCTTCCTTAAAAATTCTCACCCCCAGCTTGGGTGAATAA
- the sthA gene encoding Si-specific NAD(P)(+) transhydrogenase codes for MFEKKSSFQVKEVFTLVVQLEELYADFVVIGSGPAGQKAAIQAAKLGKSVVMIEKYPNPGGGCLHSGTIPSKSLREAILNLTDFHKKSYYSKHDVQEHDISINDLNYCLNQVTEEQIRQLHRQFEKNNIKLIQGAAHFENHHQIAVLDDNNHLTHIITGEKTLLATGSKPRNPKNVPFDKEMVLDSTRLLSIDHVPKRMVVLGGGIIGSEYASFFAALGTEVIVVDKKEQMLPYLDKEIGQHLQSSLSKIGLQFIGNRDFDEIIRHKDEVEVKFNDGSSLKSEMLLYALGRVANVDHLHIENVGISVDSKGYIPVNALFQTIVPNIYAVGDVIGGPSLASTSMEQGRLAARHAFGAETHHFPTFYPIGIYTIPEISSCGYTEEQLKNLGFRYEVGRAYYYEIAKNTIAGNDPGMFKLLFHADTLEILGIHIIGRDATEVIHIGQVAMTHSARIDYFIDQVFNYPTYAEGYRIAALNGFNKVKHKRWF; via the coding sequence ATGTTTGAAAAGAAATCTTCCTTTCAAGTAAAAGAAGTTTTTACTTTGGTGGTGCAATTGGAAGAGCTTTATGCAGATTTTGTCGTGATTGGATCGGGTCCCGCTGGGCAGAAAGCGGCGATTCAAGCAGCAAAATTAGGAAAGTCGGTTGTTATGATCGAAAAGTATCCCAACCCTGGTGGGGGGTGTCTTCATTCTGGAACAATTCCTTCAAAATCTCTTCGCGAAGCCATTCTAAACCTAACGGATTTCCATAAGAAAAGTTATTACTCCAAACACGATGTACAAGAGCATGACATTTCGATCAATGACCTTAACTATTGCCTTAATCAGGTTACCGAAGAGCAAATCCGTCAGCTTCATCGTCAGTTCGAAAAAAATAATATCAAACTTATTCAAGGGGCTGCCCACTTTGAAAACCACCATCAAATTGCTGTTCTAGATGATAACAATCACTTAACTCACATCATTACTGGGGAAAAAACTCTTCTAGCAACTGGGTCAAAACCGCGTAACCCCAAAAACGTTCCTTTTGATAAAGAGATGGTTCTTGACTCCACCCGCCTCCTTTCGATTGATCATGTTCCCAAACGGATGGTAGTCCTTGGTGGGGGCATCATCGGTTCAGAGTATGCTAGTTTTTTTGCTGCTCTTGGCACCGAAGTGATTGTAGTTGATAAGAAAGAACAAATGCTTCCTTATCTTGATAAGGAAATAGGGCAACATCTCCAATCATCTTTAAGCAAGATCGGGCTCCAGTTTATAGGGAACCGAGATTTTGATGAAATCATCCGTCACAAAGATGAAGTAGAGGTCAAATTCAATGATGGATCATCATTGAAATCTGAAATGCTTCTCTATGCTTTGGGAAGAGTTGCCAATGTTGATCATCTTCATATTGAAAATGTGGGGATCAGCGTTGATAGCAAAGGTTACATACCGGTGAATGCACTTTTTCAAACAATTGTTCCAAACATTTATGCGGTGGGTGATGTGATAGGTGGCCCTTCTCTTGCTTCCACGAGCATGGAACAAGGCCGCCTTGCAGCGCGTCATGCATTTGGCGCTGAAACCCATCATTTTCCCACTTTTTATCCCATTGGAATTTATACAATTCCCGAAATTTCTTCATGTGGCTATACTGAAGAGCAGCTCAAGAACTTAGGCTTTCGTTACGAAGTGGGAAGGGCCTATTATTATGAAATTGCGAAAAATACTATTGCTGGAAATGACCCAGGAATGTTTAAACTCCTTTTTCATGCGGATACTCTGGAAATTTTGGGTATTCACATTATTGGTCGTGACGCAACAGAGGTCATTCATATTGGTCAGGTGGCAATGACACATAGCGCCCGGATCGACTACTTTATCGACCAGGTGTTCAACTATCCCACCTATGCAGAAGGGTACCGGATAGCAGCGCTCAATGGGTTTAACAAAGTGAAGCATAAGAGGTGGTTTTAA
- a CDS encoding phospholipase D-like domain-containing protein, translating to MKKLIRCSRESITLHTYAATDLGILSLLKKKAQEGVEIHLTYHQKTSPNLHLLDEKNFYFHPIQEKGLMHEKIWIIDKELLFLGSTNLTPSSLKMHTNLMVGLYAPSLATALSSNRPSKITERIGNRDLLYFSLPSQEALKTLLSTLDQAKKAVKISLFTFTHPLLVEKLIELHKRGIRVFVTLDGTTAQGASKEARKRLEEAHVKVKVSKGRALFHHKSAEIDNKIFIIGSANWTKSAFNKNRDFILFIYSK from the coding sequence TTGAAAAAATTGATTCGCTGTAGCAGAGAATCTATTACACTCCACACCTATGCTGCCACCGATTTGGGGATCCTTTCTCTTCTGAAAAAAAAAGCTCAGGAAGGGGTTGAAATTCACCTCACCTATCATCAAAAAACCTCTCCTAACCTTCATCTGCTTGATGAAAAGAATTTTTACTTTCACCCCATTCAGGAAAAAGGGCTCATGCATGAAAAAATTTGGATTATCGATAAAGAGCTTTTATTCCTAGGCTCTACTAACCTCACCCCATCATCCTTAAAAATGCATACTAATTTGATGGTTGGTCTCTACGCCCCAAGCCTTGCTACAGCACTCTCAAGCAATCGCCCTTCAAAAATCACGGAGAGGATAGGAAATCGAGATCTCCTTTACTTTTCACTTCCAAGCCAAGAGGCTCTGAAAACGCTTCTTTCCACCCTCGATCAAGCTAAAAAAGCGGTAAAAATATCCCTATTCACCTTTACCCACCCCCTCCTAGTTGAGAAGCTGATAGAGCTCCATAAGAGAGGAATTAGAGTCTTTGTCACCCTAGATGGGACAACTGCGCAAGGAGCCAGCAAGGAGGCTCGGAAACGACTTGAGGAGGCTCATGTGAAGGTAAAAGTCAGCAAAGGGCGCGCCCTTTTCCATCACAAAAGCGCAGAAATAGATAATAAAATTTTTATTATAGGTTCTGCAAACTGGACAAAGTCAGCATTTAATAAAAACAGAGATTTTATATTATTTATATATAGTAAATAA
- a CDS encoding IS630 family transposase, producing the protein MPAGVEIESVDIWFQDEARVGQRGTVTRTWANKGTRPRLARQQQFEYAYIFGAICPVRDEAVGLVMPAVNTEAMLVHLEHISMKIPEGRHAVIVLDRAAWHTTKRLKRFSNISLLPLPPVSPELNPTEQVWQTLRDEHLANRCYEDYDAITMACCDAWNAFVDTPTRVRRLCSRPWAIL; encoded by the coding sequence TTGCCAGCAGGAGTAGAAATAGAGTCTGTTGATATTTGGTTCCAAGATGAGGCTAGAGTGGGGCAAAGAGGCACTGTAACCCGTACATGGGCCAATAAAGGAACACGTCCTCGGCTCGCACGTCAGCAGCAATTTGAATACGCTTACATATTTGGAGCTATTTGCCCCGTCAGAGATGAAGCTGTAGGCCTTGTAATGCCAGCTGTAAATACAGAAGCAATGCTTGTGCATCTTGAGCACATTTCCATGAAGATTCCTGAAGGAAGGCATGCAGTTATTGTGCTGGATAGAGCTGCTTGGCATACAACAAAGCGACTTAAAAGGTTTAGCAACATAAGCCTTCTACCGCTTCCTCCGGTTTCTCCAGAGTTGAATCCAACAGAACAAGTATGGCAAACGCTTCGAGATGAACATCTAGCGAATCGCTGTTATGAAGATTATGATGCGATTACGATGGCCTGCTGCGATGCATGGAATGCATTTGTTGACACTCCAACCAGAGTGAGAAGGCTCTGCTCAAGACCGTGGGCTATTTTATGA
- a CDS encoding group II intron maturase-specific domain-containing protein translates to MLRGWVNYYGRFYKTALYPVFYHLNETLTRWIKRKYKKFKRKFQRAIRLLGEIAKKQPKLFAHWEFGFKPTA, encoded by the coding sequence ATCCTTAGGGGATGGGTGAATTATTATGGTCGATTCTACAAAACTGCTCTATACCCAGTATTTTACCATCTCAATGAAACACTCACAAGGTGGATAAAAAGGAAATATAAAAAGTTTAAGAGAAAATTTCAGAGAGCGATCCGTTTATTGGGAGAAATTGCTAAAAAGCAACCCAAACTCTTCGCTCACTGGGAATTTGGATTCAAACCAACGGCGTAA
- a CDS encoding IS630 family transposase: MTYSLDFRKKVLSIRSKEKLSFAQVARRFGVSVNSVFLWSKRLEPRRTKIRPAIKIDREILMEDIKKYPDAFNYERAHRLNVSTSGIRCAMKRLRISYKKTLNHPKACERKRQIFQGKIAEYKRLGKPIVYIDESGFAHDMPRTHGYSKIGQRCFGTHDWGAKGRTNAIGALLGTSLLTLALFECNINTDAFSIWAEEDLLPKLPSESILVMDNASFHKSKSMQEKIQAAGHTLEYLPPYSPDLNPIEHKWAQAKSKRRKYQCGIDELFKEYCL; the protein is encoded by the coding sequence ATGACATATTCGCTAGATTTTAGAAAAAAAGTTCTATCAATCCGAAGCAAAGAAAAATTAAGCTTTGCCCAAGTAGCAAGACGCTTTGGAGTAAGTGTAAATAGTGTGTTTCTCTGGTCTAAGAGGTTAGAGCCGAGGCGCACTAAAATCAGACCTGCAATAAAGATTGATAGAGAGATCTTGATGGAGGATATCAAGAAATACCCTGATGCCTTCAACTATGAACGAGCACATCGTCTTAACGTAAGCACTTCAGGCATTCGGTGTGCCATGAAGAGGTTAAGAATTAGCTATAAAAAAACTCTCAACCATCCCAAGGCCTGCGAAAGAAAAAGACAAATCTTTCAAGGAAAAATCGCAGAATATAAACGTTTGGGAAAGCCAATTGTATATATTGATGAAAGCGGGTTTGCCCATGATATGCCCCGCACCCACGGTTACTCCAAAATAGGACAGCGATGTTTTGGCACTCATGATTGGGGAGCAAAAGGAAGAACAAATGCAATAGGGGCATTACTTGGAACAAGCCTCCTTACACTTGCGTTATTCGAGTGCAATATTAATACAGATGCCTTTTCCATTTGGGCAGAGGAGGACTTGCTACCGAAACTTCCCTCTGAAAGTATTCTGGTTATGGATAATGCTTCATTCCATAAAAGCAAATCTATGCAAGAGAAGATCCAGGCTGCAGGCCATACCTTGGAATACCTTCCTCCCTATTCTCCTGATCTAAACCCTATTGAACACAAGTGGGCACAGGCAAAGTCTAAGCGAAGAAAATATCAATGTGGAATAGACGAACTTTTCAAGGAGTACTGCCTATAA
- the rpmB gene encoding 50S ribosomal protein L28 — protein sequence MAKRCQVTGKKPGRGKSYSIRGIAKKKKGIGLNVTGTVKRRFLPNLVKKRFWFSEENRFITLKLSTSAMRTIDRRGIAAVVRELRAKGQKI from the coding sequence ATGGCTAAACGGTGTCAGGTAACTGGGAAAAAACCCGGTCGTGGAAAAAGTTATTCAATCCGAGGGATTGCAAAGAAAAAGAAAGGGATTGGTCTGAATGTGACAGGAACGGTCAAGCGCCGCTTCCTCCCTAATCTTGTAAAAAAACGTTTTTGGTTCTCAGAAGAGAATCGCTTTATTACTTTGAAGCTTTCAACTAGCGCAATGCGGACGATTGACCGCCGAGGAATTGCCGCAGTTGTGCGCGAACTTCGTGCAAAAGGTCAAAAGATTTAG
- a CDS encoding helix-turn-helix domain-containing protein, with protein sequence MLRGRKAAQIKGLDQYDFDKLAKTEGSPRERRRFLAFAHLQEGKTFTETAAFVRVKLRSLMRWIKRFRTEGFEGLKDKPGRGKKPLIPLENQAAFRQAVLELQEKKVGGRIKGRDILELMKTKYGVDPSLKTVYNTLKRADLVWISGRSIHPKADLEAQETFKKTSQKK encoded by the coding sequence GTGTTGAGAGGAAGAAAGGCCGCTCAGATAAAAGGACTTGATCAGTACGATTTCGATAAGCTTGCTAAAACAGAGGGGAGTCCAAGAGAAAGGAGACGGTTTCTGGCATTTGCCCATCTCCAAGAAGGGAAGACGTTTACAGAAACAGCAGCCTTTGTACGGGTGAAACTCAGGTCTTTGATGAGGTGGATCAAGAGATTTAGAACGGAAGGTTTCGAAGGGTTAAAAGATAAGCCGGGTAGAGGTAAGAAGCCATTGATACCTCTAGAAAATCAAGCTGCATTCAGGCAAGCTGTTTTAGAGCTGCAAGAGAAGAAAGTAGGTGGACGTATCAAAGGGAGAGACATTTTGGAATTGATGAAAACAAAATATGGAGTCGACCCATCTTTGAAGACGGTATACAATACATTGAAAAGGGCTGACCTCGTCTGGATCTCGGGTCGATCAATTCACCCCAAGGCAGACTTAGAAGCCCAAGAGACTTTTAAAAAAACTTCTCAGAAAAAGTAG